The Musa acuminata AAA Group cultivar baxijiao chromosome BXJ3-6, Cavendish_Baxijiao_AAA, whole genome shotgun sequence region GTATTTTTGTAACATCGAAATCcccaaataataatttatttttactgtttaaaaaaagaatatatattttttttcttttaatccgaGGGTTTGGGAGGCCACACGTGTTGCTCTGTGATTGATGTCAATCATGATTCACGTCGCTGTCCCCGTCATACCATAGAAGAGACCCGTCAAAAGAAACAAAAGTATTACTTGTTGCGTTGATTTTTTAACAGCTTAAGATGTGGAGAATTTGGCGTATAGATTTGGCTTTATTTGTGTAAGAATAAATCGTACATGcaaaaacaaaaatcctaaaaCCTCTAATAAATTTTCTAGATCAACATCTTGTCGGTATACAATTATTGGACTTGGATGGGGGGCACAAGCGGTGCCACAACGACGGGAGTGTCGGCAGCGACACTGCCGCGGCGGCGATGACGTCGTCGGAGGGGGCGAGCTCTCCCAACGAGGCGATGACGTCGTTGGATGGGGAGAGCAACAAGCGCTCCTCCTCTCCAAGGACCAGTCCACCATCCTCGAGGAGAGCTTCAAGGAGCACAACACCCTTATCCCCTTAATTCCCTCTTCTCCTTCGGTGACTACCGATACATGATGGTGTAGCAATCGTTGCTAACATGGGTCTGCTTCTCCTGCGTGATGACAGAAGCAAAAACTGGCGTTGGCCAAACAACTCAACCTGAGGCCAAGGCAAGAGGAAGTGTGGTTTCAGAACCGAAGAGCAAGGTATTCTTTCTCCGGCCATTAATTAGGTGTGATGATGCTGTGACCTTCGTATACTGATCTCGTTAATGTTTGGGTTAATCTCAGGACGAAGTTGAAGCAAACAGAGGTGGACTACGAGTTCCTGCAAAAGGAAGTGCAAGAGCTGAGAGCTCTGAAGCTGTCGCCTCAGTTCTACATGCACATGACTCCTCCCACCACGCTTACCATGTGCCCTTCCTGCGAGCGCGTCTCCAACTCCACCGCGTCCACGACGACCACCATCACCACAACCTCAACCTCGTCACCGTTTGCCAACGCACCGGCGCAGCCGATGCCGGAACACCATCAGTTCCTCCACCACCGCACGATCCCGGGCCCATGGGCGCCGATCCCACTCCGGCCATTCCTCGATGCCCCTCCGCAACGCTCGTAACTGAGCTCTCGTCAACCATATCACGCACACCACCATCACCATGACCATGGGCACTGGGTTCTTGCAAGATATGGGATGCTACTGTTGCTGTCAGCGCACGATGAGTGCTGTTGTTTCGGATAGCCTACcaaatggcaagaatgataaagaTATGGTAATTATCCATGTCCAAGATCTTCTACCACAAGGATATCCCATTACTGCCGGCCATGCTGCTGGTGCTATCGATTCAGGTGATTTCTTCTTCTAGTATCGAGAAAttggtattaaaaaaaaaatcattatttattcttttattttataaagaaaagataataaataatatggttgcTGAATTCTGATGATTTGGTTAGTAAGATATTCTTCGATGATTTATTTATTCTTCGATGGTCTAGTTAGTTAATTCCAATTGATCTTTCCCTACTTCCGGTCAAGAAGTAATGACTTTAAATGCCTTGTGGTGTGTAGTTTCTCGGATATGGGTTTGCTGGCATATTCACGAAGTTGCTAGTGGACTCGCCCTATATGTGGTGGCCTTCGACTCTAGTAGACGTCTCCTTCTACAGGTTAGGTGACGTTCCTCTTCTTGTAAACAATACAAAAGATAAGAgactttttaatttatttatttaacatgTCTTCGTTGTTTTCACCGACAGAACGTTACACGAGCCGGAGAAAAGAGTCAAGGGAAAATTGTCTCGATATCAGTTCATGATCATAGTTATCGTTATAATTTTTACCTACGGCATTGTTCCTGTTTACCTTTTTCCCTCTATCACGGCTCTATCATTCGTTTGTTGGATATGGAAAGACTCGATAACTGCGCAGCAAATTGGTTCTGGGTTCAATGGATTAGGCATCGGATCCTTTACTCAAAAATATTATTCCTCTAATcctgcttttttttttaatcttacttaACCTATCGGATCTCAGCAACACCGACATAGTAAAACAATATAATAACATCAAAATAAGAGATTTAGATGAAAATAACCCGTAcaagaagctatttatttatcaTTACAAGTAAACAAACCCATGGAAGGCATTCATTTGTCATTATATGTAAGCCCAcggttattaatcttgaattactatttttaaaaaaaatattgaattatCGTTGAGATTAACAATACAAGTCTAAAAGACTGTAAAGGCTAATAATCTCATCGAGTTTAACAAGATAATGTTTTACCTATCCCATATATATAAGGGTTAAATTGGAAATGTATATTTACAAATCTCATCGAGTTTAGCAATTCAGCTTTTCACCGCACAACACGCTAACACTCGGTATTTCCCTCAGGGGTACTTACAATATTAGTGTTTTCAACACCACTAAAAGGAAAAATATTAGCTCAATTTATTCTCTTATAGCAAAGCGAATATATAGAAACACGAATATGAATATGTTCATAAGAAGGGGTAAAATCAGACGAACATATTTATTGATATAAATTAGTACATAACATGTACATAAGAAGGAAGGGGTCCTTTGAACAACCTATCATGACCCTTCTTTCATATTTTACTTTCTTCATCCATTGCTTCCTCGCTTTTGCTTGTGAATTGAATGGTATGTGTGCCACTTGAGAGTTCAGCTTCTTCGATGGGGGGATTTCAGTTAGTAGCTTCGACCACTTCGAAGGAGTGCTACACAAACTCAATGAGGAAACAAGCGATTACATATAAGAAGCATAGTTTCTTTCTAAGATTGATAATTAACAAGCATCATGATAAGAATTGGATATTAGCCTTCGCAGCTATAGAAGGTTACTTGGATGTGATCTTAACATGGTGCTAAGTCAAAGATGCTAGCTTGTAAAATCTTGATACATACGTCACATGTATCACCCTAGTGATGTGGAGATGCAACAAAAGCAAAACAAGAGATTTGGTTTAGagtatgacttcctttatgtagcAAGAACATATCTCAAAAATTAAAGATGTGAATAAACAAATGCCTCTAAAAGACATGATCTCGGTTAACTTTCTGAGTTCAATGGCTTTCTCAACTTGCTAAATTCCCAAAGGAATGTGCCTCAAGACCTACCTTATCTACAAGAAGAATTAAATATAGTTTACcatgaagaaaatatatattaagaTTCTAACTTCGATATCATGGTAAGAATTTTCTTTTACGACTTTGTTTGAATAAAGTTTAAGTATGATCTATCGATTGAAGTCTCTTATGACTTTGGTTGAGAGTATGCCTATCTATATGTAGCAAGAACACATCTCAAAAACTAAAGAAATGAATAAACAAATGCCTCTAAAAGACAAGGTCTTTGTTATCTCTCTCAGTTCAATGGCTTTCCCAACTTCTAAATTCCTAAAAGAATATGTGCCTCAAGACCTACCTTATCTACAATAAGAATTAAGTGTAGTTTATCATGAAGAAAAGATATATTAAGATTTGAACATCCATATCATGGTAAGATTATTCTTTTACGACTTTGTCTAAATAAAGTTTAAGTATGAACTTACGGTTGAAGTCTCTTACGATTTTGTCTGAATAAAGTTTATGTATGATCTATCGATTGAAGTCATATGTACATCCGATTTGCCCAATTTAGATAGCAGCATCTAACTCAATCTATAGACATAAGTTCTTGTGATGACCATCCCTTTATTCACATTATTTGATTTTTTCAACCCAATAAATCTACTCTATGTTCATGTAATTATGTTTCGAGAACTAACTGTTTTCTATATCCtgatgagctatatatggtttagcAAATTCCACCTATCATCATAATGATTTTGACTTTTTCTTGAGCTATGGTTTGATATAAAACCAAAACAATTTAATTGAATTCTCTTGAATGATTCTTCCACATGAGATTAgtgatttattatatatatatatatatatatatatatatatatatatatatatatatatatattcattattattggaCTCTTGTACCAGTAGCTGTTGTCATGTGTATATCTAAAAAAACATAGGTAAGATTAATTAATTGACTAATTATATTCAGTGTTGGTTCAGTTGCATCGCTTGTCACTCCAATTAACATTTGGTCATGGTTCATTGTTTGTATAATATTTAATCGCTTCATCTTCTGACCATCCAAAGAGTGATGGTTATGTTATAATTCTAGATGAAATTATATTCTTATGGATATGATTAAGAGCATGAtagattattcttttgtacccgATTCAATGTGATAGAAAGCTATGATGATAGTTATGTATAATTTGAATAGAGTTTCCAGTAAGTTAAttccatcaatttttttttgagtCATGGACCGATTGAAAACTTAACTTGAGATATTGTATATTGTTATAAAAAAATATGAGTCTTTAATtcacataaaaaataataaatttaatacttatttttaaatattttattatttatctaattttttttaacacTATTCGTGCTACATTGACCTCTCTTCATCCCTCCCCGATTAACATACTtctatatacgtatatatgtatgtatatacataacgtatctctatatacgtatatatatgtagatacacATCATATCCTTCGAATATGCTATTATGGACGTGGGAACGGAATAACCATGGCATTTCCATTATGGACACAGGAAGTAAGCATAGGGACCGCGCAGCCATAGTCGTCATTTCCATTTGGAAGTTCAACCCCTCTACCTGTGCATCTTTTACAGCCATGTATATGCACACTGCACTCTTTGTCTCTCTCAGTCTGGTCTTTTTCTGTTCTCTCTCTGTTACTGATGTGCTGCTGCTATATATAAAAAGGGGGACGGAGAGAGTAACCGCACCTCCACACCTCGTCCCAACTACTGACTGAACCCCATGCCTTCTCCTTCCCAATCTCTTTTCTCTCAACCGACCAGGGAAAGGAAAGTAGTATAAAGAGCCCCCCACCATTGCTGCCCTTCACTTCATTCCAACTATTCTTTTTCTGAATAAGAGAGAAGTTCCACTGGCGTCACTTACTTCCCCTATCTGCAGCGGCATGTTTCTGTTTGTTCTTCTTTGCTTGCTACCGTGTCCGCCACTCCCCTTCCTTCCTCATGCTGGtccgtattccttctctttttttcttttttttttttgtgttccaTTCTTTCCGATCATCTCCTGTTTCTGAGTTAACGCACTTTGGACATCCTTCTGTGATCTTATTCTCCTCAGTAAGTTTGCGTATGCGAAGAAGCACAATCATACTGTTAATAAAGGTGGCGGAGATGGTTAGCGGGCCGGAGAAGGAGATCGTTGGGCTTGTCCACGAGTGCATCGCACCGTGGCCCGAGGCAACCCTCTTGCCTTGTTATTACCCTCACCCTCGAAGCACCACACCGCCCCCATCTATGCGAAGGTGGACCTCCGCGGCTCCGCCTGTTGCCGGTGACTCTCACCACACGTTAATCTTCCCCATCACAATAATTACTGTCATTAATACTAATCTAATCGAGTGACATCCTTGGCGAAGGGGGCTCGCACTGAGGCTGGTGCAGCGGATGGAGGAGTGGTCTAAGGAGAAGGGGGCGGGGTACGCGTACATGACGCCGGAGAAGGACAACTAATCGTCTTTCCGCCTCTTCACTGGGCGGTGCGGTTACTCCAAGTTCCGCACCCCCGCCATCCCGGTGCACCCCGTGTTAGCCCCCACCGCCTTCCCCTTCCCCCACGCGTCGCCATCCTCCGCCTCACCCCCGCCGATGCCCAGGCCCTGTACCGCCGCCGCTTCGCCGCCACCGAGTTCTTCCCCCAAACATCGACATCGTCCTCACCAACCCGCCCTCCCTGGGTACCTTCCTCGTTGTTCCTCCTTCCCTCGTGATCCCGTGAACACGCACACGTGAACGACTGCGCGTGGGCCCTGTCCCGCATTTCCCGTGATCCCTCCCATCCGTGAACTCCGTAACAGGGCGTGGGGGATTGTACCTCAGGTTAATCTAATCTAATATAATCGAGTGGCATCGTTAGGTCCCGTGGGACGACGGAGAAGGACACCGTGACGTCGACAACCTCCCTCGGCACCTTCCTCGCCGTCCCTCCTTCGCTAGTGATCCCGTGAACACCCACCCGTGAACGACCACGTGGGCCCTGTCCCGCAGGTCATCCCTCCCACCCGTGAACTCCGCAACAAGGCGTGGGGGACCTCGGCTCCCGAGCGGTGGCGGCGTGCGAGCCGCTCTCCCAATCACTGTCTTTAATACTTCCTCGCCGTCCCTCCTTCCCCCATGAACACGCACGCGTTAACGCCCGCACGTGGGCCCTGTCCCGCAGGTCGGTCCCTCCAACCCGTGAACTCTGTAACAGGGCGTGGGGGATTGCATCTTAGgctaatctaatctaatctaatcgAGTGGCAGACGATGGAGGCGTGATCTAAGGAGAAGAGGGCGGAGTACGCGTTCATGGCGACGGAGAAGGACACCGTGGCATCGACGCCGTCCTCGTCAACCCGCCCTCCCTCGGCACCTTCCGCGCGGTGGACCGGGCGCCGCCGTGGCTGCGCATCCCCCGCTGGAGCGGCTCGCACGCCGCCACCACTCGGCAGCCGCGGTCCACGACCTGTTGTGCACGTGACAGAGTTCACGGATGGGTGTGAGGGATCACGAGACCTTCTTGCGGGGCAGGATCACGAGACCTGCATGCGGGGCAGGATCACGAGACCTGCAGCAGGTTCACTCGTCCTCTTGCGGGGCAGGATCACGAGACCTGCAGCAGGTTCACTCGTCCTCTTGCGGGCAGGATCACGGGGCAGGCTCACGAGACCTGCAGGCAGGATCACGAGACCTGCTTGTACGAGATCTGCCGGACGCGACGTGGGCAGACAACGGAGACGACGTGGTGGCTGTCGACCATGAGGTTCCACTTCAGAGACGCGATTGATGCGGGACCCATAGGACCGACGCTGAACATTAGCGCATCGCACGAAGTAGCTCACGTTGTTATCGCGGGTCACGGGTGGTCACGGGTGGGCTGGCACTGTCAGCTCACGGGTGGGCTGGTTTTGAGAGGGAGTAGATCGAACCATTGTCTATAAAATGATACTAATAGTACAACAACGAGTACGAGTTGTGAAATAGTAGCGTGCGAAGGATGGCTGGTGTGATGCTATTTATTTTTATGTTGTTTATAATGAttattttaatgttttttatTGGCGAAGGTAAAGAATGCTGTGTCCAAAAACTACCGTGTTGTCCTACAAATCCAGCGTCGGTCAATGGCACTATGTAGTTTATTATCATCTAATCCTCCTTGTGATTAACTTCTTAGAGTTGTACTTTAATTTTGTAATATATGGCTGTGATTTAAGCGTTTTACTCTGTATATTGATACTATGAATGGAATGAAACGAGGAGGTTAAATCTGTGTTATGCACAAtatggttttttcttttttttgcttgtTTCTTTTTTTCAGGTTTGATACGTGATTCTCCCTCCGCTTCGATCACCCGCCGACAAAGGAGGGGCGCTCTGCCTCCTCAGGCGAGGGCCCGGTACTTCCATTGTTGTCCTCCGACTCGGCACCGCCGGGGAAGCTCGAGTACAGGCCTTCCGGACGGAAGGCATTCGGGTCGTACCAGGCCCTGGGCGGGCACAAGGCCAGCCATCGGAAGCCTAGCAGCGGCGTTGAGGAAGCCTCGCCTCGGGCTCTTCCACGACTAGCGCAAGCGCCTCCGGTGGCGACAGGGTGCACCGGTGCTCGGGGTGCCTGAAGACGTTTCCCTTGGGGCAAGCGCTGGGGGGCACAAGAGGTGCTGCAACGACGGGAGCGTCGGCAGCGGCACTGCCGCGGCGGCGATGACGTCGTCGGAGGGGGCGAGCTCGAGGCACAGGGAAACGTGtgtgtaaataaataaaaaataattgttagaagaaaacaaaaaaaaaaagacctcgTTGCTCTCCCCATCGCCTCACACCTTTCTGAGGAATGAAATATTAGCTTGCATGAACCAATATCTTATCCCAATCGCCTCACACCTCGTTTCCTCTCCTTTTCTTCCTCGTCAGCCATTCCGGTGTTGACGTTGCCATCAATAACCAggtgagaaaaagagaaaaaagattttGAAAGCAATAATGTACCAACGCCAATCCACTTAATATAGAATATTCCCACTATCCAGTTCAcgattttttacattttttttttgggaTCACTGACAGATTTAATTCCCTTAACTATCACAGCCACACCGACACCTTTAAAACTAATCATAGTATATTTGGCAACGGAATCACAACTCTTTCTATTAATGGTTGGAAAATTAATCCTTTCCACTATATTTAGAGATGCTTTCATCCTTTAAATCTGCTCAATATACAGCTTATTCTCTAATAGAAGTCCTACCAAATGACCGATGAAGAAGGTGATATGCCCTGACATCTTTCGTTTTGACTTCTTACTGTCATCCTTATATGattctttttcattttcttcctccctctcctcttctttcAGGTTCTTCGATTCTGGATGACTCTCCGATCGAGCAAGTTCGGTTGACAGTCCCACCAACAGATGATAACACATTGCAGGTCTTGACATTCCGAACATGGCTTATCGGAATCCCCATTTGCATCCTCGGGTCCGTAAGTGCAGCATTATCCTTTTACCGACAGCAAATGTTCTATTTTTCACATGTCTGCATCAACATGATGGTGTTCATTGCTGGGAAACTAATGGCTAACATGCTACCGAACAAAGTGATAAGAATGTCGTACACAAACTGGAGTTTCTCGTTGAATCCGGGACCCTTCAACTTGAAAGAACATGTGGCGACCACCATGTTGGCCGGCACGGTAAGTGCTTCTGCCGGCTTTGAAATATTAACCATATCCAAGATCTTCTACCACAAGGATATCCCGTTACTGCCGGCCATACTGCTGGTACTATCGATTCAGGTGATTTCTTTTGTTATCATGAAATCGGTGTAAAAAAAAACCATTAGTTATTCTTTAGAAAAAGTAATAATATGGTGCTCTTCGAATGTTTTAGTTAATTCTAGTTGATCTTTCCCTACTTCCTTTGAAGAAGTGACAACTTAAAATGGCTTATGGTGTGTAGTTTCTCGGATATGGGTTTGCTGGCATATTCATGAAGTTGCTAGTGCACTCGCCCTATATGTGGTGGCCTTCGACTCTAGTAGACGTCGCCTTCTACAGGTGGCGTGCCTCTCCTCGTAAACAATGCAAAAGACAAGAGACTTTTAATTTATTTAACACGTCTTCGTTGTTTGCACTCGCAGAGCATTACACGAGCCGGAGAAAAGAGCCAAGGGAAAATTGTCACGATATCAGTTCTTCATCATAGTTATCGTTGCAATTTTTACCTACAGTATTGTTCCTGTTTACCTTTTTCCTTCTATCACGGCTCTATCATTCGTTTGTTGGATATGGAAAGACTCGATAACTGCACAGCAAATAGGTTCTGGATTCAATGGATTAGGCATAGGCTCTTTTGCGTTGGATTGGATGACCATGTCATCCTACATGGACAGTCCTCTGGCAGTTCCTGCATTTGTGGTCGTCAACATGATGGTCGGATTCATTCTTATTCTTTATGTTCTAGTACCATTATCTTATTGGAATAATGCTTACGATGCCAAACGCTTTCCTATTTTTTCATCAAGTATTTTTGACATCGATGGGCAATTTTACAATGTGTCCCGGATTTTAGATGAGAAGTCACTCACATTCAACGAAGAAGCATATAACAATTATTCGAAATTATACTTCAGTGCCTCCCTTATGTGTAGTTATGGTTTTAGCATGGCTTGTTTTACGTCAAGCATCTCTCATGTTGCTCTCTTCTATGGGAGGTAGGAActgtaactttttttttcttgtaaataaatatttattgtaATGTTTGTTTTTGGTACAATTAGTGTGCTATTGTTTTTATAGTTGAAATAATTACTTTAGTCCTGCATGTTATAATCTTGTTCGTTGGTAGTGATAACTTTAGATAGTTCTCTTCTGGTGTTAAGCAGATCGATATGGCTACAATTTGTCGATTCATATCGGCATCAAATGCAAGATGTTCACACGAGGTTGATGAAACAAAATTACGAGTCTATTCCCCGGTGGTGGTTCTACTCTCTACTCTTCTCCATGATGGGTTTTGCCATCTTGGTATGTGAAGTATTTAGCGATCAACTTCAACTTCGCTACTGGGGAGTTCTATTAGCTTGTGCCTTGGTGTTCATATTTTTGCTTCCAGTGGGTGTCATGATGGCTACTACTAGTTCGGTAAGATGAATATTGAGTCATCGTATACTCGTATATGGTTGTAGCCCAACGTTGTCAACATTTTTCTTCTAATCCagcttaatataataattataattactaTATTGCAGGAATTTCAAATAAaacttttattagagatcataattGGGTACTTGCAGTCGGGTAAACCTATTGCAAATATTGCATTCGCAACATACGGCTCTACTGCAATTAATACGGCAAAATATTTTACTATGGATATGAAGAGAGCATATTACATGAAGATTCCTCCAAAAGTAATGTTCTTGATACAGGTATTTTCTGGACCACTTTGTTACATTAAGATACATCACAATTTATGTAccatatattgacatatttttgcaaatccagatTTTGAATTtgctaatattattatattatatttatcatcCTATATGTTTTTCTTTGTATATAGATTCTAGGTAATATACTAGCATGTGTAACCAGCTTCAGCGTTGGATGGTGGGTCTTACACTCGGTGAAAAATATATGTTATCCAGAATTATTGCCCAAGGGAAGTCCTTGGACATGCCCTTGGGAAAGAAGGTCATTCGCTATAGGAGTCACATGGGGTGTTATAGGTCCAATTAGAATGTTCTATCCTCATGGCACGTACTCCATCATCTTTATCTTCATTATTATTGGATTCCTTGCACCAGTGGGAGTGTGGATGTTGTCGCGTGTATACCCAGAAAAAACATGGATAAAACTAATTAATTGACCGGTTATATTCAGTGTTGGTACCATCGTGCCTCCTGGCACTCCGGTTAACGTTTGGTCATGGTTCATAACTGGTTTGATATTTAACTACTTTGTCTTCCGAAGATTCAAAGGATGGTGGGCACGTTATAATTATGTGTTATCAGCTGGATTGGATTCTGGAGCAACTTTTTTGACGATTATTGTTACTCTTTTTCTTCAATTTCGGGGTATATATGGACCAGATTGGTGGGGGTTAGAGATGGATGACCATTGCCCCTTGGCTCATTGTCCTACCGCACCGGGAGTTATTGTAAAAGTTTGTCCCGTGATCAATTAAGACTATCATTGAATTTGATCACTCAATTTGTAGAAGGGATATTATTGTTCATGGTTcagttgtttaaaaaataattttctttgttTCAATTGTTAAAATAGATACTCTACCTGGTCAATCTCAATTTTGTTTACAGAAAAGATTAAAAATGTCATGTTGATTTTATTAAGAAGATAAGCTGAAATGTATCCCATCACTTGTATATGGAGCAACAAAACCAAAATTTTTAATCTCGATAAACAATTCTACAATGTCCTTCGTATTAACATTTGACAAAGAAGCATGCAACAAATACTCAAAATTGGAATTCACTTATCGTAACGGTGTGGTGACACATTTTCTTTTCCACATCTCGATTGGTTTTGTGTTTTTGGGTatagagtaaaaaaataaaaggagcTTTAAAAAAAATGAGGTTAGGTCTAAAGCTAACGCTACACtcaaatttttcataaaaaagGTTTATGAGAAAGTGATTATTTTACtgtgttaatttttttttagaaattattATTCCTCTAATCCTGCCTATTTTTTATTAACCTATGAAATCTCAACGACACATTCATTTGTGTCTTCGTGTCCCAAAGATAGACATGCTATGTCTTGTTCAACCAAGAATATCTATCATTTAATAAAACAATATAATaacatcaaaataaaatatttatatgaaaattatCTATACAAGAAACTATTTATTCATCATTATAAGTGTTTGGATAAAGAGTCGTTGACATCTTAGTCAGCTCGACGTGATCCGGGCTCGTATGAGTAACATTATTCGAGATGCCTCAAAGGTAGAAACATCGAGCTCATGAGGTGTTTCTAACATGAAAATCGAGGTCACGAGAGGCTTTTCAACTCGACCCTTTTGATACTCAAGTTAATAACTCGAGATGAATGTAGGCGTGAATAATCAAAAGAAGTAAAAGACCCCCTTATCATGTGGGTGAGGCTCATTCCTTCATTTAAGCCTCTAGGGCTTTATTAAAAGTCTTCTCTAATTTGTCCCGATTTCTTATAGAGTGAATTAGTTCTCGAGTCCCTTGTAGTCTTGGCGTCGGTTCTACAACAGATCGATCTACCACCATTCTGCTCTTTCTCCTCAAGTTGTGATGTCTCCTATTTCTTGTACAGGCTTCTTTTGATCTATTGGTCGTTAGACGATTGAGGTCCACGCTCCGCTTTTCAACCGCTCAAGAGGGGAGGAGGTCCTAACCTCTCCTTTGTTAAGGGAGGTAGTTCTCATCAACACAAAGGTTCGTCgagacttaaaataaaaaaaactcacaTGACTATGATTTAGTGATGAGTGCACCACTCCTATATTACTTACAAGCTAAGTATTTCATCCCGATCGAGTTCGGTTTTCAAGTCCCTCGACCTTGTCAGCGTCCATTTGACTTCACG contains the following coding sequences:
- the LOC135641217 gene encoding uncharacterized protein LOC135641217; translated protein: MTEAKTGVGQTTQPEAKARGSVVSEPKSKDEVEANRGGLRVPAKGSARAESSEAVASVLHAHDSSHHAYHVPFLRARLQLHRVHDDHHHHNLNLVTVCQRTGAADAGTPSVPPPPHDPGPMGADPTPAIPRCPSATLVTELSSTISRTPPSP
- the LOC135641213 gene encoding oligopeptide transporter 1-like, coding for MILFHFLPPSPLLSGSSILDDSPIEQVRLTVPPTDDNTLQVLTFRTWLIGIPICILGSVSAALSFYRQQMFYFSHVCINMMVFIAGKLMANMLPNKVIRMSYTNWSFSLNPGPFNLKEHVATTMLAGTVSASAGFEILTISKIFYHKDIPLLPAILLVLSIQFLGYGFAGIFMKLLVHSPYMWWPSTLVDVAFYRALHEPEKRAKGKLSRYQFFIIVIVAIFTYSIVPVYLFPSITALSFVCWIWKDSITAQQIGSGFNGLGIGSFALDWMTMSSYMDSPLAVPAFVVVNMMVGFILILYVLVPLSYWNNAYDAKRFPIFSSSIFDIDGQFYNVSRILDEKSLTFNEEAYNNYSKLYFSASLMCSYGFSMACFTSSISHVALFYGR